TGAATTATAACGATATATTATTTTTAGTTACATATGTGACTAATATCACTAAATTTAAAAATAATATCTAAAAGTTAGTCTATAAGTACTAGTGATATTAATTGTATGATTGCTCTATAATAATAGAAGAGAATTGTTCTTACTACAGCTCAAAGAAGAGGCGAGACGCAAATAAAAATTGCTCACATAGACTGGAAATGTGGGTTTTTTGACCACAGGTGATGTTGGGGCCTTGATCAAAGTCAACGATTTTGTTTACGCCTTATGGGAGAATTGGACATAGATGACTGGACGAGTGGTGGTCGCTTAAAAGAGAAGGTGATGTAATGCTGGCACTAGATGAAATTAAAGTAGAGCTCGAAAAACGTAAGCTGATTTTGAACAAGCGTGTGAGTGAGATGGAAGCCGCACTTCGTTCTGAGCATAGTACAAATTTTTCCGAACAGGCGCACGAGCGTGAAGATGAAGAGGTGATGGAGCGTCTTGAACAAGAAGCCCTTCAAGAGATTGAGGCGATCAATCATGCGCTCACACGTATCGAAAACGATACTTATGGGGTTTGTTCCGTTTGTGGCGGTGATATTGGTGAGAAGCGCTTGAAGGTTCTGCCATATGCAGGTCTTTGCATTAGTTGTGCTGAATAAGAAGTAATTGAACTTCAATAAGAGCCGCGCCTTTTATGCGCGGCTTTTTTTATGCCTGCTTGGCGAAAGGTATCTTTTGTATCCAGCATCTTAGTGCTAGGTTTGCCTGCGAGTAAAATATGTAAGTCAGAAGGACTTGGAGTGGAATGAAAACAGGTGGTCAACTGATTGTAGAATGCCTTGAAGCGCAGGGTGTTGATCGGGTTTTTTGTGTGCCGGGTGAGAGTTATCTCGCTGTTTTGGATGCGTTGCATGACAGTGACATAGAAACGGTTGTTGCCAAGCAAGAAGGCGGGGCCGCCATGATGGCAGAAGCTGACGGCAAGCTGACGGGACGTCCCGGCATTTGCATGGTGACACGGGGGCCAGGTGCGACAAACGCAGCGTCAGGTATTCATGTGGCGAAGCAGGATAGCGTCCCGATGATCATGTTCGTGGGACAAATTGGCCGCCGCATGAAAGGACGTGAAGCCTTTCAGGAGGTGGATTATCGGCAGACATTTGGTGATCTTGCCAAATGGGTCGAAGAAATTGACCATGCAGACCGTATCCCCGAAGTAATTTCTCACGCTTATCATGTAGCCATGAGTGGTCGCCCAGGTCCTGTGGTGATTGCATTGCCGGAAGATATGCTCCGCGATGTGGCAGATGTAGAACCCGCACCTTATATTGAAGTGGCAGATCCTGCTCCAACTGAAGAGGCTATTGCCGGTGTTGTTGATCTTTTGAAAGAGGCTAAAAACCCTTTCCTTCTTTTAGGGGGAACGCGTTGGACAGAAGAAGATGTCGCAACAGTGCACAAGTTTGCAGAAGATTGGGGTCTGCCGGTCGGTTGTTCGTTCCGCCGTCAGCAGTTGTTTGACCATACGCATCCCAATTATGCGGGCGACGTAGGTCTGGGCATCAATCCCGCGTTGAAGAGCCGGTTGGAAAATAGTGATCTGGTTATCCTTCTCGGTGCCCGTTTCTCTGAAAACCCAAGTCAGGGTTTCTCTTCCTTTGATATTCCGGTGCCCAAGCAAAATATCGTGCAAATCCACAGTGGTGCAGAAGAGCTTGGTCGTATCTACCGGGCCAATGTTTCTATCAATGCCACACCAGGTACTTTCCTGAATGCAATGATGAAAGAGGCAACGCCTGAGGGGCGTGCTGTTGACCCAACCGTTCATGAAGAATATCTGGCTTGGACATCTAATCCACCTAAGATTCCTGGCGATGTCCAGATGGGTGAAGTTATGAAGCACTTGATAAAGGTGCTGCCTGAAGATGCGATTATGGCAAATGGGGCAGGGAACTATGCCATTTGGTTGCATCGTTTTTGGCCATTCCGGAGTTTTGGCAGTCAACTGGCACCAACCTCTGGCTCTATGGGCTACGGTTTGCCAGCCGCCGTTGCAGGTGGTTTGCGTTGCCCGGATAAAGAAGTTTTCTGTTTTGCGGGTGATGGGTGTTTCCAGATGACCATGCAGGAATTTGGAACCGCCATGCAATATAGATCCAAAGTCATTGTGCTGCTGATCGATAATGGCATCTATGGTACCATTCGAATGCATCAGGAAAGGGAGTATCCTTCCCGAATTTCCGGTACGGATATTCTAAACCCGGATTTTGCGGCGTTGGCAAAGGCCTATGGGGCTCACGCAGAAACTGTTGTCAAAACCGAAGAGTTTCCCGCTGCGTTGGAGCGGGCGCGGAATTCGAAATTTGCTGCACTTATCCATATCAAGATTGATCCAGAAGCGATTTCCCCAACGGCAACTATCTCAGGCTTGAGAGGGAAATAATCCTTTGTAAATAACGTTCTAAACCCTCGTGCGAAAGTGCGAGGGTTTTTTTATTGGCAAAACCGTATTGACAGCGGCAAATAAACTTTCTAACGTTTGTTAGAAACAAAAATAAATAACAGGGAGCGGTCAACTAAGTTTGACCCGTGATCGACCAAAATGGTGGAGCTGATATGGCAGTAATAGAGAGTAAAATCGATCCGCACTCAGATCAATTTGCCCATAATGCTGGCGCATTTGAAGAGTTGTTGGACGCTTGGCGGGAGCGCATGAGTGAAGCGGTGGGCGGAGGTCGTGAAGCGCTAGTTGAGCGTCATCACAAACGAGGTAAAATTCTCGTCCGAGATCGTATCGACCGAGTTATTGATCCAGGAACAGCTTTTTTGGAACTCTCTCCACTGGCGGCTTTCGGGCAGTATGGAAACGAGGTCCCGTCCGCAGGAATTGTGACAGGTATCGGAATTGTCTCCGGTACTCCTTGTATGTTTATTGCCAATGATGCCACGGTTAAGGGGGGATCCTTCTTCCATGAGACGGTGAAAAAGCATATCCGTGCCCAGGAAATTGCCTCTAATCATCGTTTGCCATGTCTGTATTTGGTGGATTGCGGTGGGGCGTACCTGCCGGAGCAGGATCGGGTTTTTCCTGACAGGGACCATTTCGGAAACACTTTCTATCGTCAGTGCCAGATGTCAGCTGAAGGCATCCCTCAGATCTCTGTTGTTTTCGGTGGTTGTACGGCGGGCGGCGCTTATATCCCTTCGCTTTCTGATCAGGTGATCATGGTGAAGGATAATGCCCGCATTCATCTTGGTGGGCCTTCCATTGTAAAGGTCGCGATTAACGAAGAGGTCGATGGTGAAACGCTGGGCGGTGCGGAAATGCACAGCACCGTTTCGGGTGTGAGTGATCATTTGGCGGAAAATGAAGAGGAGGCGCTTGCACGTCTTCGTGACATTGTCGCCAATTTGAATATGGAGCGTATTGCGCCGCCGTTGGGTGAGGCTTTGCCCCCAAGACATAGTCCGGAAGAGCTGACAGGCGTCATCAATAGTGATCGTAAAATCCCTTACGATGTGCGTGAAGTCATCGCACGCCTTGTTGACGATAGTGATTATCAGGAGTTTAAGCCTGCCTGGGGAGAGAGTCTGGTTTGCGGGTTTGCGAAAATTCATGGTTATCCCATTGGTGTCATTGGAAATAATGGCGCGCTTTTTTCAGATAGTTCTATGAAAGGGGCCCAGTTTATTCAGCTGTGCGATCAAAGAAATATTCCAATCCTGTTTTTACATAACATTACAGGCTTCATGGTTGGATCCGAAGCAGAGCGTGGCGGCATCGCGAAAAACAGCGCGAAAATGGTCTATGCCATGTCGACCGTTAAGGTGCCGCGCCTGTCTGTGATTATTGGCGGATCCTACGGGGCCGGGAATTATGGCATGTGTGGTCGTGGTTTCAGGCCGGACTTCATGTTCGCTTGGCCAAATGCAGAACTTGCAACCATGTCAGCGGATATTGCGTCCAACGTGATGCTGGAGCTTCGCAGAGGCAAGCTGGATGGTAGTGCCGCGGCGCAAGAAGAGCTGAACGCACTGGAAAAATCGGTGCGGGATCAGTATGGCCGACAGAGCGATCCCTATTACGCGACGTCCAGATTGTGGGATGATGGAATAATTGCGCCGTCGCAGACACGGGACATTATGGGGCTTTGCCTTTCAATCATTCAATCAACACCTAATGTTGATCAGTATTCACCAGTCTATCGGATGTAAGGGGGCGATATGTTTTTTGAAAGTGTATTAATCGCCAACCGCGCCGAAATTGCCTTACGCCTTATCCGGGCGGTTCAGTCATTGGGATTGGAGGCGATTGCCGTCTATTCGGAAGCGGATAAGAATGCCCCTCATGTGAAGGCTGCAGACAAGTCGGTCCAATTGGGGAGAGGGGAAACCTCAGACAGTTACCTAAATATGGAAAAAATCCTTGATGCCGCAAATAGGAGCGGTGCAGGTGCCATACATCCGGGATATGGCTTCTTTTCTGAAAATGCGAATTTTGCCAAATCCTGTGAACAGGCTGGAATTGTCTTTATCGGACCGAAAGCGGAAATCATCGCTGATATGGGCTCTAAAATCGCAGCCAAAGAAAGAGCAATTGTTGCTGGGGTGCCCGTCGTCCCCGGGTATCAAGGCGGTGAACAGGATGATGATCTTCTG
This portion of the Sneathiella sp. P13V-1 genome encodes:
- a CDS encoding TraR/DksA family transcriptional regulator, coding for MLALDEIKVELEKRKLILNKRVSEMEAALRSEHSTNFSEQAHEREDEEVMERLEQEALQEIEAINHALTRIENDTYGVCSVCGGDIGEKRLKVLPYAGLCISCAE
- a CDS encoding thiamine pyrophosphate-binding protein, encoding MKTGGQLIVECLEAQGVDRVFCVPGESYLAVLDALHDSDIETVVAKQEGGAAMMAEADGKLTGRPGICMVTRGPGATNAASGIHVAKQDSVPMIMFVGQIGRRMKGREAFQEVDYRQTFGDLAKWVEEIDHADRIPEVISHAYHVAMSGRPGPVVIALPEDMLRDVADVEPAPYIEVADPAPTEEAIAGVVDLLKEAKNPFLLLGGTRWTEEDVATVHKFAEDWGLPVGCSFRRQQLFDHTHPNYAGDVGLGINPALKSRLENSDLVILLGARFSENPSQGFSSFDIPVPKQNIVQIHSGAEELGRIYRANVSINATPGTFLNAMMKEATPEGRAVDPTVHEEYLAWTSNPPKIPGDVQMGEVMKHLIKVLPEDAIMANGAGNYAIWLHRFWPFRSFGSQLAPTSGSMGYGLPAAVAGGLRCPDKEVFCFAGDGCFQMTMQEFGTAMQYRSKVIVLLIDNGIYGTIRMHQEREYPSRISGTDILNPDFAALAKAYGAHAETVVKTEEFPAALERARNSKFAALIHIKIDPEAISPTATISGLRGK
- a CDS encoding acyl-CoA carboxylase subunit beta, translated to MAVIESKIDPHSDQFAHNAGAFEELLDAWRERMSEAVGGGREALVERHHKRGKILVRDRIDRVIDPGTAFLELSPLAAFGQYGNEVPSAGIVTGIGIVSGTPCMFIANDATVKGGSFFHETVKKHIRAQEIASNHRLPCLYLVDCGGAYLPEQDRVFPDRDHFGNTFYRQCQMSAEGIPQISVVFGGCTAGGAYIPSLSDQVIMVKDNARIHLGGPSIVKVAINEEVDGETLGGAEMHSTVSGVSDHLAENEEEALARLRDIVANLNMERIAPPLGEALPPRHSPEELTGVINSDRKIPYDVREVIARLVDDSDYQEFKPAWGESLVCGFAKIHGYPIGVIGNNGALFSDSSMKGAQFIQLCDQRNIPILFLHNITGFMVGSEAERGGIAKNSAKMVYAMSTVKVPRLSVIIGGSYGAGNYGMCGRGFRPDFMFAWPNAELATMSADIASNVMLELRRGKLDGSAAAQEELNALEKSVRDQYGRQSDPYYATSRLWDDGIIAPSQTRDIMGLCLSIIQSTPNVDQYSPVYRM